One stretch of Brachyhypopomus gauderio isolate BG-103 chromosome 8, BGAUD_0.2, whole genome shotgun sequence DNA includes these proteins:
- the espl1 gene encoding separin, with protein MKCLKADDYVQRMLSVKDTEVLHNELKKFVNDGLSPSGRTACDRIIRACNQRLGAGALEPEHLERLVDLVELAVQGYGLVTDPRAPGCPFYLEKIIFHILQKMVTQGAHGPASRLGEIMYIKLQGSSTEAEDFTVLVRNCFAVLWNGLLPSGPGASSMPPRDRLRWKLQALLFRLLEDTAATSPSPSRVPLFVEEALGEYEQACGGLSRDDGAFFLSELRTRFLGPLIAERAGGDSVLPPASLAGRCQVVLKVCRVLCKSGLWPEAEQLVCAALEVAGHMGGALGLAVRAVQLHRALRLGEECSRTFTDCARVLRGCPPAGLGDAGSRVLLEACQLVVWATEAGQTKGMGGASLLTCFSFLEEYQELLLKHQQSSFSPRLQYSLCFGLYQGFISTYDSLRSSQDSLGDSLDRVLLYCQATLGCMMNELRKLSNDAFLLKSVCAVNNVVYELFNRKLYEEAFRLAEIVCQELSKDCPASLPVDRVNRCFMLVVQSSRRASRLETALDWVVRWIQVLGVRVLDHLVEPVSLWVRTKCDATRAGEEDTRLRTLRDGLGASCGDEEVLTSLLEEELRLYKEQTGDTAQERYNTLCDLLDICHEDTTHTLRRASYLCEMAQVVCYQDFSQQTDCSAVDFTHEALRLLEEEPETAENADRLKDEKAHASLWFYICTLEAKLQEALDTEKRLRAVQEGSRCAGSLEPVPTNDLEYEDKQKLQDSQLVYDGLRFSLAEHTKHCEPLNRCLSLWGALLKQGTVPAVREPKRTASSLLLAAALCSLMAKPLEALRGYRLAASLLRLLGDGQTRASALCHTAKVLLDLGAPQLAQVQLEQAELCLAGEADSEGTTIMSVTTRLLRAHLCYSLGEVERGLSSLCDVLKETAQRHSKSWYLLKAQALQCASVYLSLDTHTLPTHLRQAIVQHGVKTPDTAQYEALKLLCSLVMMLLGNGFYGAPAPAVETRFVDQGDSVLFKWLLLSEVLLCSERVVCVRSSAGSAHEAKAQCLEALKLATKLHTFTHCAEMLVLKAELELMKGANDASALDLEQVRNLLDVCTDFGNHHLQKSELKIKPRKGRPAAQTSACPTVEEEEEEEDLCGLLSSRALGREPVEALSGLGQDASPPLKPKRQRVLACLTHAQDCSCPCCHEPGLGRVAVRWALAQANLRDDWRISHRLRHLAKLRCRSVTDKLRVRLAALVSAEGPDGPGPAPSLLKAELGMAHLGSVLMQLRCGAEEKGQAAALWEEIEAGLEAVEPKGVLCPELAPLRAALLGAKAEACLLTLAGKRQCSPDDLFSSAWGWSPPLVPVAPMIKMQSKPRTEVQTWPKCSGGDELLPAGGSSAKNLPDGSRVASLEQSSKKTKEAPASSSKKAKDSGSKVSTAKHGMVFKTPRATRTPRPKSTSLATPADIAGDLSAFDFTNEVPDIATPLRAFKAMPGSRGAARAKIAPKGSFQVFEDTSPTQEKPVAVPAAPKRTKRSRFKVDFSDESETETAPPAVMEKSEKKRSVSSTSKTPSARKPARKVCQQAEEQDQPRRLRGGKQSTALCPSGPSSEDEPNASTQTRSRPQRPRRGQSSKDLEQPEKMRMIKEDEGEGALDVSLEDLQESETLSGSPTSGPVDDFEVLRRDLGADLSRDCVNELRTSAQLGVSTHAPLPHTHTAAGELSIDVVKSLLWSSWLLLHHFPSPALYPHVCSQLVQLLGLTDPITTAMLHAESLGVSTRHHMTRHLATRLRKLKKSGGDVTAGLSALSLEESSSQWQTKTLRELESIYSFTSTQPTHFPHTHCQEFTRQLGDLPAGLTVCLLSLAGVCPGEVGSTVLFTRLERGSAPVTIRIPTAHTHRSMAALLEEMEAVLQGQKQVSGVADKVQWWEGRKALDARVQKLLEEMEEALGVWRALLLPLTSDPALLVHLKCFEPLITGTKVTLDMLKVVLSAAPLLTVSDLQSLAQGACLLEGNFLKQLQKSVFELRGREKPKGHTVLILDKYLQRLPWENIPCLKPRSVTRMPSLHSVLGHSHLQEVDPDSVQSCGVDPKQVYFVLNPDGNLPETEKRFRDWFTSEPVWQGVCGSPPDPEQLQEAVSTKDLYIYVGHGAGARFLDAQRLQRGRVRAVALLFGCSSAALSVQGCLEGTGIIFSYLLAGCPLVLGNLWDVTDRDIDRFTSALLQSWLTSGSGSSLSHHLVQSRDATHLKHIIGAAPIAYGLPVHLR; from the exons ATGAAATGTCTAAAAGCTGATGACTACGTTCAACGAATGTTGTCTGTAAAAGACACTGAGGTTCTTCACAATGAGCTGAAG AAATTTGTCAATGATGGCCTCAGCCCATCGGGTCGGACAGCATGTGATCGGATCATTCGTGCATGCAACCAGCGACTTGGTGCTGGGGCTTTGGAGCCGGAGCATCTAGAGCGACTGGTGGATCTCGTGGAGCTGGCTGTCCAGGGCTATGGGCTGGTCACAGACCCCAGGGCACCAGGCTGCCCATTTTATCTGGAGAAAATCATCTTCCACATCCTACAGAAGATGGTTACTCAAGGAGCTCATGGTCCTGCTAGTCGACTTGGGGAGATCATGTATATCAAACTACAGGGCTCGTCCACAGAG GCTGAAGACTTCACCGTTCTGGTGCGGAATTGCTTTGCGGTGCTGTGGAACGGTCTCCTGCCTTCGGGCCCTGGCGCCTCCAGCATGCCTCCCAGAGACCGCCTCCGCTGGAAGCTCCAGGCTCTGCTCTTCCGCCTGCTGGAGGACACGGCGGCCACGAGTCCCTCCCCGTCCAGGGTGCCTCTGTTTGTGGAGGAGGCGCTAGGCGAGTACGAGCAAGCCTGCGGGGGCTTGTCCCGGGACGATGGCGCGTTCTTCCTCTCGGAACTGCGGACGCGTTTCCTCGGACCCCTGATCGCCGAGCGTGCCGGCGGGGACTCTGTGCTGCCTCCGGCCTCCCTGGCCGGGAGGTGTCAGGTGGTGTTGAAGGTCTGCAGGGTGCTGTGTAAGAGCGGGCTGTGGCCCGAGGCCGAGCAGCTGGTGTGTGCGGCTCTGGAGGTGGCCGGCCACATGGGCGGCGCTCTGGGCCTCGCTGTTCGAGCCGTGCAGCTGCACCGTGCTCTTCGTCTTGGAGAGGAATGCAGCAGGACTTTCACAGACTGCGCACGTGTCCTGCGAGGGTGTCCGCCTGCCGGTTTGGGAGATGCAGGGTCTCGTGTCCTCCTCGAGGCTTGTCAGCTGGTCGTCTGGGCAACAGAGGCGGGACAGACTAAAGGGATGGGTGGGGCTTCGTTGCTGACCTGTTTTTCCTTCTTGGAGGAATATCAGGAGCTCTTGCTGAAACATCAGCAg AGTTCGTTCTCGCCACGGCTGCAGTATTCTTTGTGCTTCGGTCTGTACCAGGGCTTCATCAGCACCTACGACAGTCTACGCAGTTCACAG GATTCACTGGGTGATTCTCTGGACAGAGTGCTGTTATACTGCCAGGCAACATTAGGCTGCATGATGAATGAACTACGCAAATTGTCAAATGATGCCTTCTTACTCAAATCAG tgtgtgCGGTGAATAATGTAGTGTATGAGCTGTTTAACAGGAAGTTGTATGAAGAAGCATTTAGACTGGCTGAGATCGTTTGTCAGGAATTGAGTAAGGACTGTCCTGCTTCTCTTCCTGTGGACAGA gtgaacCGCTGCTTCATGCTGGTGGTGCAGTCTAGTCGCCGTGCCTCCCGGCTGGAGACGGCTCTGGACTGGGTGGTGCGCTGGATTCAGGTTCTAGGCGTGCGGGTTCTAGATCACCTTGTGGAACCGGTCTCGCTGTGGGTCAGAACCAAGTGTGACGCTACACGTGCAGGAGAAGAAGACACTCGCCTCCG GACACTGCGTGACGGTTTGGGAGCGTCGTGTGGGGATGAGGAGGTGCTGACGAGTCTGCTGGAGGAAGAACTGCGTCTGTACAAGGAGCAGACTGGAGACACGGCACAGGAACGCTACAACACACTCTGTGACCTTCTGGACATCTGCCAcgaagacaccacacacactctgaggcGAGCCTCGTACCTGTGTGAGATGGCACAGGTGGTGTGTTACCAGGACTTCAGTCAGCAAACTGACTG CTCTGCAGTTGATTTCACCCATGAGGCTCTGCGCCTGTTGGAGGAGGAGCCAGAGACAGCTGAGAATGCTGATAGGCTGAAGGATGAAAAGGCACACGCCTCTCTCTGGTTCTACATCTGCACGCTTGAGGCCAAACTCCAGGAG GCGCTCGACACAGAGAAGCGTCTGCGTGCGGTGCAGGAGGGCAGCAGGTGTGCTGGGAGTTTGGAGCCGGTGCCCACAAACGACCTGGAGTACGAAGACAAGCAGAAGCTCCAGGACAGTCAGCTGGTGTACGATGGACTCCGCTTCAGCTTGGCAGAGCACACCA AACACTGCGAGCCTTTGAATAGGTGTTTATCCCTCTGGGGGGCGTTGCTGAAGCAGGGCACGGTGCCCGCGGTGAGAGAGCCCAAACGCACAGCCTCCTCCCTCCTGCTGGCAGCTGCCCTCTGCTCGCTGATGGCCAAG CCCCTGGAGGCTCTGCGGGGCTACCGGCTGGCTGCGTCCCTCCTCCGGCTGCTCGGGGACGGCCAGACTAGAGCCAGCGCGCTCTGCCACACCGCCAAGGTCCTGCTGGATCTCGGCGCTCCCCAGCTCGCCCAG GTACAGCTGGAGCAGGCAGAACTGTGTTTGGCTGGAGAGGCGGACTCTGAGGGCACCACCATCATGTCCGTCACGACCAGACTGCTGAGAGCTCATCTCTGCTACTCTCTTGGAGAg GTGGAGCGCGGTTTGTCCAGCCTGTGTGATGTGTTAAAAGAGACAGCACAGCGTCACTCCAAGAGCTGGTACCTGCTAAAAGCCCAAGCCCTGCAGTGTGCCAGCGTCTACCTcagcctggacacacacacgctccccacacacctgcgcCAAGCCATCGTCCAGCACG GTGTGAAGACCCCAGACACGGCCCAGTACGAAGCGCTCAAGCTGCTCTGCAGTCTGGTGATGATGCTGCTGGGAAACGGCTTTTACGGGGCGCCTGCTCCCGCCGTGGAGACTCGCTTTGTTGACCAAG GGGACAGTGTGCTGTTTAAGTGGCTGTTGCTGAGTGAGGTGTTGCTGTGCTccgagagggtggtgtgtgtgcggagtAGTGCCGGGTCGGCCCATGAGGCCAAGGCCCAGTGCCTGGAGGCCCTGAAACTCGCCACCAAGCTACACACCTTCACCCA ctgtgctgAGATGCTGGTGTTGAAGGCTGAGTTGGAGCTCATGAAGGGAGCAAATGATGCCAGCGCTTTAGATTTGGAGCAAGTCCGGAACTTGCTGGATGTTTGTACAG ACTTTGGCAATCATCATCTGCAGAAGTCCGAACTAAAGATAAAACCACGCAAAGGGCGACCGGCTGCTCAGACCTCTGCCTGCCCTACtgttgaggaggaggaggaggaggaagacctcTGCGGCCTCCTGAGCAGTCGGGCGCTGGGCCGTGAGCCGGTGGAGGCGCTGTCCGGGCTGGGCCAGGACGCGTCTCCCCCTCTGAAGCCCAAGCGGCAGCGTGTGCTGGCCTGCCTGACCCACGCCCAGGACTGCTCCTGCCCCTGCTGCCACGAACCCGGCCTGGGGAGGGTGGCTGTCCGCTGGGCTCTGGCTCAGGCGAACCTCCGGGACGACTGGCGGATCTCCCATCGTCTACGCCACCTGGCCAAGCTGCGGTGCCGTAGCGTTACCGATAAGCTGCGTGTCCGCCTGGCCGCCCTAGTGTCTGCTGAAGGCCCGGACGGCCCTGGTCCCGCCCCCTCCCTGCTTAAGGCGGAGCTGGGCATGGCGCATCTTGGCTCGGTTCTGATGCAGCTTCGTTGCGGGGCGGAGGAGAAGGGCCAGGCCGCTGCCCTGTGGGAGGAGATAGAGGCGGGGCTAGAGGCTGTGGAACCTAAAGGGGTCCTGTGTCCAGAGCTGGCCCCTCTGAGAGCGGCCCTTCTCGGGGCTAAGGCAGAGGCGTGCCTCCTGACCCTAGCTGGGAAAAGGCAGTGCAGTCCCGACGACCTCTTCTCCTCCGCGTGGGGCTGGAGCCCACCGCTGGTGCCGGTCGCTCCAATGATCAAAATGCAGTCCAAACCCAGAACTGAAGTGCAGACCTGGCCAAAGTGCTCCGGCGGTGACGAGCTTCTCCCAGCAGGGGGGTCATCTGCTAAGAACCTCCCTGATGGCAGCAGAGTGGCCTCTCTTGAGCAGTCTAGTAAGAAGACCAAAGAGGCACCTGCCAGTTCCTCAAAGAAAGCCAAGGACTCCGGGTCCAAGGTCAGCACTGCAAAACACGGGATGGTCTTCAAAACACCCCGAGCAACCAGGACCCCTCGCCCCAAATCCACGTCCTTGGCAACTCCTGCTGACATAGCTGGAGACCTGAGTGCATTCGACTTCACAAATGAGGTACCTGATATTGCCACCCCTCTGCGAGCCTTCAAGGCCATGCCTGGCAGCCGTGGAGCTGCGAGGGCAAAGATTGCCCCAAAAGGCTCCTTCCAAGTGTTTGAAGACACTTCTCCTACCCAAGAGAAACCTGTAGCTGTTCCAGCCGCACCCAAACGGACCAAACGCTCACGATTTAAG GTTGACTTTAGTGATGAGAGTGAAACTGAAACGGCTCCCCCTGCTGTAATGGAGAAGTCTGAAAAAAAACGCTCTGTCTCCTCTACGTCTAAAACTCCTTCAGCACGCAAACCAGCCCGTAAAGTCTGTCAGCAAGCTGAGGAGCAGGACCAGCCCAGAAGGCTGAGGGGCGGTAAGCAAAGCACGGCCCTCTGCCCCAGCGGCCCATCCTCCGAGGACGAACCGAACGCGTCCACGCAAACCCGGTCCCGACCGCAACGGCCCAGGAGAGGTCAGAGCTCCAAGGACCTCGAGCAGCCAGAGAAAATGCGGATGATCAAAGAGGACGAGGGTGAAGGTGCTCTAGATGTCAGCTTGGAGGACCTTCAGGAGTCTGAGACGCTAAGTG GCAGTCCGACAAGCGGCCCTGTCGATGACTTTGAGGTCCTGAGGAGAGACTTGGGAGCAGATCTGAGCAGAGATTGTGTGAATGAGCTGAGGACCTCGGCGCAGCTGGGCGTGAGCACACACGctccactaccacacacacacacagcagcag gtgagctCTCTATAGATGTGGTCAAGTCCCTCCTGTGGTCCTCTTGGCTCCTCCTTCATCATTTTCCAAGCCCCGCCCTCTATCCCCATGTGTGTTCACAACTGGTTCAGTTACTGGGCCTCACTGATCCCATCACCACGGCGATGCTTCACGCCGAGTCGCTTGGCGTGTCCACTCGCCATCACATGACCCGGCACCTTGCCACTCGCCTTAG GAAGCTGAAGAAGTCTGGTGGTGACGTTACAGCGGGTCTGAGCGCTCTGAGTCTGGAGGAGTCTTCCTCACAGTGGCAGACGAAGACGCTACGTGAACTGGAGAGCATTTACTCCTTCACCTCCACTCAGCCAACAcacttccctcacacacactgccaggAGTTTACACGGCAGCTGGGAGACCTGCCAGCAG GTCTGACCGTGTGTCTGCTCTCTCTGGCGGGCGTGTGTCCTGGTGAGGTGGGCAGCACCGTCCTCTTCACGCGTCTGGAGCGTGGTTCGGCCCCCGTTACCATAAGGATCCCCACCGCGCACACGCAC CGCTCCATGGCTGCCCtgctggaggagatggaggcggTCCTGCAGGGGCAGAAGCAAGTGAGCGGGGTGGCAGACAAGGTGCAGTGGTGGGAGGGCAGGAAGGCCCTGGACGCTCGCGTGCAG AAACTGCTTGAGGAGATGGAAGAGGCTTTAGGAGTATGGCGTGCTTTACTCCTCcccttgacctctgaccctgcaCTCTTGGTTCACCTGAAATGCTTCGAACCCTTAATAACAGGAACAAAGGTCACTCTCGACATGCtaaag GTGGTTCTGTCTGCGGCTCCTCTGCTTACTGTCTCGGACCTGCAGTCTTTGGCTCAGGGGGCGTGTCTGCTGGAAGGAAACTTCCTGAAGCAGCTACAGAAGAGTGTGTTTGAACTCCGAGGGAGGGAGAAGCCTAAAGGACACACTGTCTTGATTTTGGACAAG TACCTTCAGAGGTTGCCATGGGAGAACATCCCTTGTTTGAAGCCTCGCTCTGTCACTCGTATGCCTTCTCTCCATTCTGTACTGGGGCACAGTCATCTccaagag GTGGATCCCGACAGTGTGCAGTCGTGTGGTGTAGATCCTAAGCAAGTTTATTTTGTTCTGAACCCAGACGGAAACCTGCCTGAGACTGAAAAGCGCTTCAGAGACTGGTTTACGAG TGAGCCAGTCTGGCAGGGAGTATGCGGCTCTCCTCCCGATCCCGAACAACTGCAGGAGGCCGTATCCACCAAGGACCTGTACAT CTACGTGGGCCACGGCGCAGGGGCACGTTTCCTGGATGCCCAGAGACTGCAGCGGGGGCGTGTCCGTGCGGTCGCCCTGCTGTTCGGGTGCAGCAGCGCCGCCCTCAGTGTGCAAGGATGTCTCGAGGGAACTGGCATCATCTTCAGCTACCTCCTCGCCGGATG TCCATTAGTGTTGGGGAATCTGTGGGATGTGACGGATCGTGACATAGATCGCTTCACCTCTGCCCTCCTTCAGTCCTGGCTTACTAGTGGCTCAggttcctctctctcccaccaccTTGTCCAATCCCGTGATGctacacacctcaaacacatcATTGGAGCTGCACCAATTGCATATGGCCTGCCTGTACACTTGCGCTAG